The following coding sequences are from one Pusillimonas sp. DMV24BSW_D window:
- a CDS encoding outer membrane lipoprotein carrier protein LolA, with product MQIKSFLLAVVIGVLPMLGQAQTSARAQLSQFNEQVQAASGKFSQQTETQTGETKAPQTGDFSFKRPGRFKWEIIQPYEQLIVSNGRQVMQYDPDLAQVTERSVDESVGASPAAILFGSGELEEAFEIQELPAKNGVAWLRAKPNSADAGFQHVDLGFKDGLPVELKLLDGFGQTTVIRFESVRTNPELPDDAFRFVVPDGVDHVVLRQ from the coding sequence ATGCAGATTAAATCTTTCTTGCTGGCTGTTGTTATCGGTGTGTTGCCAATGTTGGGCCAGGCCCAAACCAGTGCGCGGGCGCAATTAAGCCAGTTCAACGAGCAGGTTCAAGCCGCGTCCGGTAAGTTCTCCCAGCAAACTGAAACGCAAACAGGTGAAACAAAGGCCCCGCAAACCGGCGACTTTTCCTTCAAGCGGCCCGGTCGATTTAAATGGGAAATTATTCAGCCTTACGAACAGTTAATCGTTTCCAACGGTCGGCAGGTCATGCAATACGACCCCGATCTGGCACAGGTAACCGAGCGGTCGGTGGACGAGTCTGTCGGGGCGTCGCCTGCGGCCATTCTGTTTGGTTCGGGCGAGTTGGAAGAGGCTTTTGAAATTCAAGAGTTACCGGCCAAGAACGGTGTTGCCTGGTTACGGGCCAAACCAAATAGCGCGGATGCCGGATTTCAACACGTTGATCTGGGCTTTAAGGACGGCCTGCCGGTTGAACTGAAGCTGCTTGACGGTTTCGGGCAAACCACCGTGATTCGTTTTGAGTCGGTACGAACAAACCCGGAGCTCCCCGATGACGCCTTCCGGTTTGTCGTTCCCGATGGCGTCGATCATGTCGTTTTGCGGCAGTAA
- a CDS encoding replication-associated recombination protein A, giving the protein MDLFSHTSHKLASGAPLAERLRPRTLDQVAGQIHLLGEGKPLRVAFESGRPHSMIFWGPPGVGKTTLARLMAAGFDAQFLAISAVLGGVKDIRDAVTAAQVAQGQGRRTILFVDEVHRFNKAQQDAFLPYVESGLFTFIGATTENPSFEVNSALLSRARVYVLEPLSPEDLTRLAAQALAVLNDDETREANAGVLTLSDDACKQLAAWADGDARRLINAVEVVAEAARAAGRSLIDPEWLEVALSQNLRRFDKGGDAFYDQISALHKSVRGSNPDASLYWLCRMLDGGADPKYLARRIIRMAWEDIGLADPRAMQIANEAAVTYDRLGSPEGELALAQAVMYLAIAAKSNAGYVAYNQAKAFVKQDKSREVPVHLRNAPTRLMKELGYGHAYRYAHDEPHGYAAGETYLPEGMPAQNWYQPVARGMEIKIAEKMAFLRSLDDEVKS; this is encoded by the coding sequence ATGGATCTTTTTTCTCACACTTCCCATAAGTTGGCTTCCGGGGCGCCTTTGGCGGAGCGCTTGCGGCCTCGCACATTGGATCAGGTTGCAGGGCAAATACATTTGTTGGGTGAAGGCAAGCCGTTGCGTGTTGCCTTTGAGTCGGGGCGACCGCATTCAATGATCTTCTGGGGGCCTCCAGGTGTGGGTAAAACCACGTTGGCTCGATTGATGGCCGCTGGATTCGATGCTCAATTTCTGGCTATCTCCGCTGTATTGGGGGGGGTCAAAGATATACGTGACGCCGTCACTGCCGCACAGGTGGCGCAAGGCCAGGGGCGCCGCACCATTTTGTTTGTTGATGAAGTGCATCGCTTCAATAAAGCGCAGCAAGACGCTTTCTTGCCGTATGTTGAAAGCGGCCTGTTCACTTTTATTGGCGCGACCACTGAAAACCCGTCATTTGAGGTGAACTCAGCGTTATTGTCTCGGGCCAGGGTCTATGTTCTCGAGCCGCTTTCACCAGAAGACTTAACGCGATTGGCGGCCCAAGCTTTGGCGGTATTGAATGACGATGAAACCCGCGAAGCGAATGCCGGCGTGCTGACGCTCAGCGACGACGCATGCAAACAGTTGGCTGCCTGGGCTGACGGTGACGCCCGTCGTTTGATCAACGCAGTGGAAGTGGTGGCCGAAGCGGCCCGCGCGGCGGGTCGGTCGCTGATTGATCCCGAATGGCTGGAGGTTGCCTTATCGCAGAACTTGCGCCGTTTCGACAAAGGGGGCGATGCGTTTTACGATCAAATCAGTGCTTTGCATAAGTCCGTTCGGGGCTCGAATCCAGACGCTTCCTTGTACTGGCTTTGTCGCATGTTGGACGGCGGGGCCGATCCCAAGTATCTTGCGCGCAGAATTATCCGTATGGCATGGGAGGATATTGGTTTGGCAGACCCCCGGGCCATGCAGATCGCCAACGAGGCGGCAGTTACATACGATCGTCTGGGTTCTCCCGAGGGTGAATTGGCACTCGCACAAGCCGTTATGTATCTGGCCATTGCCGCCAAAAGTAATGCCGGCTATGTTGCGTACAATCAAGCAAAGGCATTTGTAAAACAAGATAAAAGTCGTGAGGTGCCTGTGCATTTACGTAATGCGCCTACGCGGCTAATGAAAGAGTTAGGGTATGGGCATGCGTATCGTTATGCCCATGATGAGCCGCACGGCTATGCGGCCGGCGAAACCTATTTGCCGGAGGGCATGCCGGCGCAAAATTGGTATCAGCCGGTTGCGCGCGGCATGGAAATAAAAATTGCTGAAAAAATGGCGTTCTTGCGTAGCCTGGACGACGAGGTTAAATCATGA
- the icd gene encoding NADP-dependent isocitrate dehydrogenase — translation MTYQHIKVPGSGEKICVDAVGGLQVPDQPVIPFIEGDGTGADIMPVMRSVTDAAVDKAYAGRRAIHWMEVYAGAKAAQIYGEEGLPKETVQAIKDFSVAIKGPLTTPVSSGIRSFNVALRQQLDLYVSLRPLRYIKGVPSPVCHPERTNMVLFRENAEDVYAGIEYPAESKQAHALIQFLQDELQSSQIRFPDTTAIGIKPISREGTQRLVRKAIQYAIDHDRHSVTLVHKGNIMKFTEGAFRDWGYELARTEFDAQLVDGGPRCRIRNPRTGRDIVVKDTLADAFLAQSLLRPMEFDVIATSNLNGDYFSSALAAQIGGTGIAPGANLSDTVALFEVTHGSSPQYAGKDYVNPSSAILSAEMMLRHMGWIEAADLILKGLEAAIERKVVTYDFARLMPGASQVSCSGFGREIVEGMSLQ, via the coding sequence ATGACATACCAACATATTAAGGTGCCCGGCTCAGGGGAAAAAATTTGCGTTGATGCTGTTGGGGGGCTGCAGGTTCCCGACCAACCCGTAATTCCTTTTATCGAGGGCGACGGTACCGGAGCGGATATTATGCCGGTGATGCGCAGCGTGACTGATGCCGCGGTTGATAAGGCCTATGCCGGGCGCCGTGCCATTCATTGGATGGAAGTGTACGCCGGAGCCAAGGCAGCGCAGATCTATGGCGAAGAAGGTTTGCCGAAAGAAACGGTGCAAGCAATCAAGGACTTCAGCGTCGCCATTAAAGGCCCGCTTACCACCCCGGTAAGCAGTGGTATTCGTTCGTTCAATGTGGCTTTACGCCAGCAGCTCGATTTATATGTCTCGTTGCGGCCGTTGCGCTACATCAAAGGCGTGCCTTCACCGGTGTGTCATCCGGAAAGAACCAATATGGTGCTTTTCAGGGAGAACGCCGAAGACGTGTATGCGGGAATTGAATACCCGGCCGAGTCGAAACAAGCACACGCACTCATTCAGTTTCTTCAGGATGAATTGCAAAGCAGCCAGATCCGATTCCCCGACACAACCGCTATCGGCATTAAGCCCATCTCTCGCGAAGGTACCCAACGACTCGTGCGAAAAGCGATTCAATACGCCATTGATCACGATCGTCATTCGGTCACGCTGGTACATAAGGGCAATATTATGAAATTTACCGAAGGGGCATTTCGTGATTGGGGATACGAGTTGGCGCGCACGGAATTTGATGCACAACTGGTCGACGGCGGCCCTCGGTGCCGCATTCGTAATCCCCGCACCGGTCGGGACATCGTTGTGAAAGATACGTTGGCTGATGCTTTCTTGGCTCAATCGCTGTTGCGACCGATGGAGTTCGATGTCATTGCGACGTCGAATCTGAATGGCGACTATTTTTCTTCAGCACTGGCGGCGCAAATTGGGGGCACCGGGATTGCGCCGGGCGCGAACCTTTCGGATACCGTTGCGTTGTTCGAGGTAACCCATGGTTCTTCCCCCCAATATGCAGGAAAAGACTACGTCAACCCAAGCTCCGCCATTCTTTCAGCCGAGATGATGTTGCGTCATATGGGCTGGATTGAGGCGGCCGATCTGATTCTGAAGGGGCTTGA